A portion of the Tenacibaculum todarodis genome contains these proteins:
- a CDS encoding M3 family metallopeptidase has product MNPLLQDFNTAPFSKISNTDYKPAIKKGIEIARAEIDALINNTDAPTFENTTVALDFTGEKLNRITSIFFNLNSAETNEEIQKIAQEVSPWLSEFSNDITLNEDLFKRVKHVFDAKESLDLTPEQQMLLDKQYKSFARNGANLSDTDKTELRKVDAELSKLSLKFGENILAETNAFEMHLTDEKDVSGLPESVKEAAKEVAKSKEKDGWVFTLDYPSYIPFMTYADNRELRKKLAIAAGKKGFQQNEFNNEQIVLDIVNLRHKRANILGYKTHAHFVLEERMAETPEKVISFSNDLLAKAKPAAQREFTNLENYAKKLDGIDKLQKWDGSYYSEKLKKELFSLDQELLKPYFQLENVIDGVFEIANKLFDLQFEEIDSIDKYHEDVKTYSVTDAKGNFVSHFYADFHPRKGKRNGAWMTSYKSQQIKNGINERPQVSIVCNFTKPTETKPSLLTFNEVTTLFHEFGHALHGMLANTTYNSLSGTSVSWDFVELPSQVLENWCFEKEALELFAKHYETGETIPMEYVQKIKESASFHEGMQTLRQLSFGLLDMQWHGSESPQTITSVKEFETSAFAETKLYPDAEENCMSTAFSHIFQGGYSAGYYSYKWAEVLDADAFEYFLEEGIFNKEVATKFKENVLSKGGTEKPMELYKRFRGKEPKPDALLRRAGLI; this is encoded by the coding sequence ATGAATCCACTTTTACAAGATTTTAATACTGCTCCGTTTTCTAAAATTTCTAATACAGACTACAAACCCGCAATTAAAAAAGGGATTGAAATTGCTAGAGCAGAAATTGATGCACTTATAAATAATACAGATGCTCCTACTTTTGAAAACACAACAGTTGCACTAGATTTTACAGGCGAAAAACTGAATAGAATTACGTCTATTTTTTTCAACTTAAATTCTGCTGAAACTAACGAGGAAATTCAGAAAATAGCACAAGAAGTTTCTCCTTGGTTAAGTGAATTTAGTAACGATATTACGTTAAATGAAGATTTATTTAAAAGAGTAAAACACGTTTTTGACGCTAAAGAAAGTTTAGACTTAACTCCAGAGCAACAAATGTTGTTAGACAAACAATATAAAAGTTTTGCGAGAAATGGGGCGAATTTAAGCGATACAGATAAAACCGAATTACGTAAAGTTGATGCTGAATTATCTAAATTATCTTTAAAATTTGGTGAAAATATTTTAGCAGAAACCAATGCTTTTGAAATGCATTTAACAGATGAAAAAGATGTATCTGGCTTACCTGAAAGTGTAAAAGAAGCGGCAAAAGAAGTTGCTAAATCTAAAGAGAAAGATGGTTGGGTTTTTACATTAGACTATCCAAGCTATATACCGTTTATGACGTATGCAGACAATAGAGAACTGCGTAAGAAATTAGCAATAGCTGCTGGTAAAAAAGGGTTTCAACAAAACGAATTCAACAACGAACAGATTGTTTTAGATATTGTAAATCTTCGTCATAAAAGAGCCAATATTTTAGGTTATAAAACACACGCACATTTTGTTTTAGAAGAACGAATGGCAGAAACTCCGGAGAAAGTGATTTCTTTTTCTAATGATTTATTAGCAAAAGCAAAACCTGCTGCGCAACGAGAATTTACCAATTTAGAAAACTACGCTAAGAAGTTAGATGGAATAGACAAGCTTCAAAAATGGGATGGTAGTTATTATTCAGAGAAATTAAAGAAAGAATTATTTTCTTTAGATCAAGAATTACTAAAACCGTATTTTCAATTAGAAAACGTAATTGACGGTGTTTTTGAAATTGCCAATAAATTATTCGATTTACAATTTGAAGAAATTGACTCAATTGATAAATATCACGAAGATGTAAAAACATATTCTGTAACTGACGCCAAAGGAAATTTTGTATCCCATTTTTATGCTGATTTTCACCCAAGAAAAGGGAAAAGAAATGGCGCATGGATGACAAGTTATAAATCGCAACAAATTAAAAACGGAATTAACGAAAGACCACAAGTTTCTATTGTTTGTAATTTCACCAAACCAACCGAAACAAAACCGTCTTTATTAACTTTTAACGAGGTTACAACTTTGTTTCATGAGTTTGGACATGCTTTACACGGAATGTTGGCTAACACAACCTACAATAGTTTATCTGGAACTTCAGTTTCTTGGGATTTTGTTGAATTACCAAGTCAGGTTTTAGAGAATTGGTGTTTTGAAAAAGAGGCTTTAGAATTATTTGCTAAACACTATGAAACTGGTGAAACAATTCCGATGGAATATGTGCAGAAAATAAAAGAATCAGCAAGTTTTCATGAAGGTATGCAAACGCTTCGTCAATTAAGTTTTGGTCTTTTAGACATGCAATGGCACGGTAGCGAGTCGCCACAGACAATAACATCTGTAAAAGAATTTGAAACTTCTGCTTTTGCAGAAACAAAACTATATCCTGATGCTGAAGAAAACTGCATGAGCACTGCTTTTTCTCATATTTTTCAAGGCGGATATTCTGCCGGATATTATTCGTATAAATGGGCCGAAGTTTTAGATGCAGATGCTTTTGAATATTTCTTAGAAGAAGGAATTTTCAACAAAGAAGTTGCCACCAAGTTTAAAGAAAATGTACTTTCTAAAGGAGGAACAGAAAAACCAATGGAATTATACAAACGCTTTCGCGGTAAAGAACCAAAACCAGATGCGTTATTAAGAAGAGCAGGTTTAATTTAA
- a CDS encoding carboxypeptidase-like regulatory domain-containing protein, protein MKIKVFAILFFINYLTFSQKTLKGKVVFKNTPLEGASVYLNNTTAGTITNNSGEFSFKTKEGKFDLIISYLGYKKKVFSLNTSEYKNPLLFSLEEEDNLLNEVVIRKTKYDENWKYNLNRFKREFIGTTKISKNCTILNPKVLHFEFDGKNNILTAFAKEPLQIKNKSLGYLISYELVSFEINKNYVTYLGYSKYEEIKGGARKLKRWKNNRTLTYNGSVAHFLKSVLNDTFTEEGYIVNQFKRVKNPQRPSEQEVKKARELIRLSGSTYFDRKNIINPKNAIDSARVVLSKIRLPRFRDYLYKSKLTKDEIITYKNNFTQLSFKDNLSIVYNNEKEESGYQLRLPHNKRRKGLPQTSSMIALKANSLVDKNGLLFNPLDIYYEGYWSYEKFANTLPLDYRPED, encoded by the coding sequence ATGAAAATAAAGGTTTTTGCAATTTTATTTTTTATTAATTACTTAACTTTTTCTCAAAAGACTTTAAAAGGTAAAGTTGTATTTAAAAACACCCCTTTAGAAGGCGCTTCTGTTTATCTAAACAATACTACAGCTGGTACAATTACAAATAATAGCGGAGAGTTTTCATTCAAAACAAAAGAAGGAAAATTCGATTTAATTATTTCTTATTTAGGCTATAAAAAGAAAGTTTTTTCATTAAACACTAGCGAATACAAAAACCCTCTTTTATTTTCATTGGAAGAAGAAGACAACCTCTTAAATGAAGTTGTTATAAGAAAAACAAAATATGATGAAAATTGGAAGTATAATTTAAATAGGTTTAAAAGAGAGTTTATAGGCACAACAAAAATATCCAAAAACTGTACAATTTTAAATCCTAAAGTTTTACATTTTGAATTTGATGGTAAAAACAATATTTTAACTGCTTTTGCAAAAGAACCCTTACAAATAAAAAACAAAAGTTTAGGTTATTTAATTTCCTATGAATTAGTGAGTTTTGAAATCAATAAAAACTACGTTACTTATTTAGGGTACTCTAAATATGAAGAAATTAAAGGTGGAGCGAGAAAATTAAAGCGCTGGAAGAACAATAGAACATTAACTTATAATGGCTCTGTAGCTCATTTTTTAAAATCTGTATTAAACGACACTTTTACTGAAGAAGGTTATATTGTAAATCAATTTAAAAGAGTGAAAAACCCTCAAAGACCAAGCGAACAAGAAGTAAAAAAAGCGAGAGAATTGATTCGCTTATCCGGTTCAACTTACTTTGATCGTAAAAATATTATCAACCCAAAAAATGCAATTGATTCAGCTAGAGTTGTACTAAGTAAAATAAGGCTTCCAAGGTTTAGAGACTATCTATACAAATCTAAATTAACAAAAGATGAAATAATAACCTATAAAAACAACTTTACTCAATTATCTTTTAAAGATAATTTAAGTATTGTTTATAATAATGAAAAAGAAGAAAGTGGCTATCAACTAAGACTGCCTCATAATAAAAGGAGAAAAGGACTACCTCAAACTTCCTCTATGATAGCTTTAAAAGCAAATAGTTTAGTTGACAAAAACGGACTCTTATTTAACCCTTTAGATATTTATTACGAAGGTTATTGGTCTTATGAGAAATTCGCAAATACATTACCATTGGACTACAGACCTGAAGATTAG
- a CDS encoding glycosyltransferase family 4 protein, whose product MKNNVLIIGYVWLETTSAAGSRMLQLIELFTAQGWNITFASPAQKTENSIDLSSLNIDEVSIELNNASFDAFIQELNPTIVLFDRFMMEEQFGWRVAENCPNALRILDTEDLHFLRKTRHQQLKKGEEFTNEALLKSDDAKREIAAILRCDLSLIISTFEYDLLKTVFKIDENLLYHLPFLLNKIDEKDIQVWNSYEEREHFVFIGNFFHKPNVDAVLTLKNEIWNQIREMLPEAEIHIYGAYATQQINQLHNKKEGFLVKGFAEDAEEVVRNAKVVLAPIRFGAGIKGKLTEAMICGTPSITTSIGAEGMQNNLPWNGFIENNFTQFSEKATQLYSDEILWKGSQQKGIKIINQIYDKKKIGAPFIKIIKELQDNLESHRTQNFLGSLLQHKTMQATKYMSKWIESKNSKQ is encoded by the coding sequence TTGAAGAATAACGTTTTAATAATTGGTTATGTTTGGTTAGAAACAACATCTGCTGCAGGAAGTAGAATGTTGCAGTTAATTGAACTTTTTACAGCACAAGGTTGGAATATTACCTTTGCTTCTCCAGCTCAAAAAACGGAAAACTCAATTGATTTAAGTTCTTTAAATATTGATGAGGTTTCAATTGAATTAAATAATGCTTCTTTTGATGCTTTTATACAAGAATTGAATCCAACTATTGTGTTGTTTGATCGTTTTATGATGGAAGAACAATTTGGTTGGCGTGTTGCAGAAAACTGCCCAAATGCATTACGAATTTTAGATACAGAAGATTTACACTTTCTAAGAAAAACCCGTCATCAACAATTAAAAAAAGGTGAGGAGTTTACCAACGAAGCTTTATTGAAATCTGATGATGCAAAAAGAGAAATTGCAGCTATTTTACGTTGCGATTTATCGTTAATTATTTCAACTTTCGAATATGATTTGTTAAAAACTGTTTTTAAGATTGATGAAAATTTATTGTATCATTTGCCTTTTTTACTGAATAAGATTGATGAAAAAGACATTCAAGTTTGGAATTCTTATGAAGAACGAGAACATTTTGTTTTTATCGGAAATTTCTTTCACAAACCAAATGTTGATGCAGTTTTAACGTTGAAAAATGAAATTTGGAATCAAATAAGAGAAATGCTTCCAGAAGCAGAAATTCACATTTACGGAGCTTATGCAACACAACAGATAAATCAGCTACATAATAAAAAAGAAGGTTTTTTAGTAAAAGGTTTTGCTGAAGATGCTGAGGAAGTTGTAAGAAATGCAAAAGTTGTTTTAGCACCAATCAGATTTGGAGCTGGAATAAAAGGAAAATTGACCGAAGCAATGATTTGCGGAACTCCTTCAATTACAACTTCAATAGGAGCAGAAGGAATGCAAAATAATTTACCATGGAATGGTTTTATAGAAAATAACTTTACTCAATTTTCAGAAAAAGCAACTCAGTTATATTCAGATGAAATTCTTTGGAAAGGATCTCAGCAAAAAGGTATAAAAATCATTAATCAGATTTATGATAAGAAAAAAATTGGTGCGCCTTTTATCAAAATAATTAAAGAACTTCAAGATAATTTAGAATCACATAGAACTCAGAATTTTTTAGGTAGTTTATTGCAGCACAAAACGATGCAAGCCACAAAATATATGAGTAAATGGATAGAAAGTAAGAATAGTAAACAGTAG
- a CDS encoding heme-binding domain-containing protein, whose product MKIIKKIALVLLIILLISQFFGPEKNEGDVNAVSVFIAETNPPENVQKILKESCFDCHSNTTSYPWYNKITPVNYWLANHVKDGKKHLNFSEWNSYSLKRKEHKMKEVWEEVEKKKMPLDSYTWTHAEANLTPTQIEAVVVWGKKVQADYQQQLKAK is encoded by the coding sequence ATGAAAATTATTAAAAAAATAGCACTAGTACTACTTATTATTTTATTGATTTCGCAATTTTTTGGGCCAGAAAAAAATGAAGGAGATGTAAATGCTGTTTCAGTTTTTATTGCTGAAACGAATCCACCAGAAAATGTACAGAAAATTTTAAAAGAAAGTTGTTTTGATTGTCATTCAAATACAACTAGTTATCCTTGGTATAATAAAATTACTCCGGTAAATTATTGGTTAGCAAACCATGTTAAAGATGGTAAAAAACATTTAAATTTTTCTGAGTGGAATTCCTATTCTTTAAAACGAAAAGAGCATAAAATGAAAGAGGTTTGGGAGGAAGTAGAAAAGAAAAAAATGCCTTTAGACTCTTATACTTGGACGCATGCTGAAGCAAATTTAACACCAACGCAAATTGAAGCTGTTGTTGTTTGGGGAAAGAAAGTTCAGGCTGATTATCAACAACAATTAAAAGCAAAATAA